Proteins encoded together in one Kutzneria kofuensis window:
- a CDS encoding polymorphic toxin-type HINT domain-containing protein has translation MVGLLVVVLVVGVFGPTASQVTPPLFGDLHALADALSLAPKQRWGSAADGAAQQPGEHDHVVATTAGNQQAARGLRADYPSITFPAAKAKPNTASAGAGPSAVRGFDPKTSKELPNEGGRFQSTYRNADGTETTAFSKNPVNYRKPDGTWQPIDTTLVPDNGGWRNGADEVAARLAGHAGGSGMVSFGLDSDHVFGYGLDGARTVAGQAQGSTVTYPGVLADTDLRLDVQPGGIKESLVLASPNAPHSFLFPLQLKGLTAKLLDGRVALVDAAGKERASIPAGSMSDASRNPHTGDPATSTGVTYHLVSGGLRVDLDQSWLADPARKYPVVVDPSVESPNASASMYVQNGSQNDGRTELRTGYDGTDNIHAATYLKFDGIENTLRNHKIFGAKLYIVNDWSWSCVPSPVYIHAVTAPWTGGGYPGPAFGPELSEASFAHGYIASGHTRSDCPVAGEGIDLGPAGRDVVQAWVNGTMPNYGLTVRGSETDSYGWKKFTGAGTANPPKLFVTHTPFNADYNITQPVPDPPVTRTQSGKIKITVTNRGASTWTQSGYALGYRVYAVGGGLVAMNEAAQLPGDVGRGQSVNLDATIQALNPGDYYLDFSMFQRGGPYFTDEQIPPARLVLRVRNIPPVISAQYPPNGYSSPTLIPQLWAHGVKIDAAPGSSLQYRFEVCERDSANNPVNCFDSGHISSDTWTVPAGKLVWSKTYLWRVFAFDGTDESPTLPESTLFESVPQPEITSHLGNAPYSTDSNDFDPQVGNFYRSAVDASLALGGPSISVARTYNSLDPRRGLAFGEGWATQYDMSVVPDADGSGNVVVTYPDGQQVRFGRNPDGSFAAPEGRYALLTHPNDQIWDLVDKAGSKYEFNGGHLTSITDSRGQAVVLDYTNGRLSFVHQPALLGRTAQGISFAWTGSHVTSVTTSPGGGTSLTWRYSYDGDKLTKVCDPLGGCTTYGYEPGTHYRSAVLDTKPDSYWRLGESAGPDATSQVGINLGSDKAKYKDVTLGSAGPTAASSAATFNGTSSAVTLPDGTLRKNRDMAIELWFRTTKGGPLVGYQNQALGSDKAPTAAVPMLYVGTDGKLRGQLWTNHVAPITATQTVNDGKWHHVTLTGALTTQSMYLDGQLVGSLDGAIDGLNMVNNQLGATYVVNQGDWPGLSGGAQWQYFAGDLAEAAYYEHPIGQPSISAHIDAAAGADELDKITLPSGNVAATVTYDLPDDRVHQYTDNNGGLWTLGVPTTTGTPDNPIKVATVTDPGGRAHEYDYDPLRGRIVRFVAPLGLGIRSEDRPIDPTTTTTTDTCTTPSDGGPIFCGGPVGGGGDPVGGVVDGGGVRTYTYDSAGFQSTVTDENGNQITLGYDKRGNTLSRKTCLVQQTNCQTAYFSYFLNPDSQTDPRNDRLTESRDARSANAADNTYKTSYTYTAAGQLATQTTPDGSVVTHTYTTGRESINPSTGMSGTQTGICPCAPPGLLLTSTDAMGAVTSYNYFVSGSLAQVTKPAGLVTRYTYDAMGRTLTRTQISDSQPSGVTTTYTYDALSRLATVTQPATTDAVTGVKHTSKTTVGYDADGDVVKVQVDDLTGGDKSRTTTAAYDGHDRLITQTDPVGNSTSYGYDSFGNRVWTVDPAGTKTKYLYTARNQVAEVRIAAWTGDPMGATAGAGGDGTPSDTTPNDDLVLHSYAYDLGGRLVRDTDAMGRTLNYTYYANDLTHQVIEKGFRNANGTNRDVVLQDYAYDATGNVVKNVSGNGKVTTTTSYDPVGRISSTTIDPDILARTTHYTYDRNGNVTRVERTGNSSNIGNFTPTVAETVDFGYDLAGRQTSQSVHNGNSLLTTSYGYDQRGLLVSLTDPRGNVAGADRAAFTTNFGYDEVGQQISTTLPSVAAESKGGAPATVRPTARLGLDTFGEPVEAKDPVGDISKVGYDADGRTVEQIEPTYTPPGGAAITATTRTTYDAVGRVSSTTDPRGNTTTYSYDQLGRLVQRHDPGDRTSVFQYDRAGELLQATDPSGATRTWTYDDLGRMITSTQIERVPQPGAFTTTYSYDDLGNTVSVKSPQDEIAAFSYDALSELVTYTDAAGVATQYGYDLSGRPVLTADAKGRKHWTNYDEAGRAVSTSDWKGGSTHLRDTAATYDPAGNLLSATDALNHTATFAYDAANRVVSQTVPTSDSESITTSYGYDADSRLTRSTDGRGNSTITSYNSLGLPESITDPATKTEPANTWTAAYDAAGNEVTLAAPGGVTRTSTFDELNRLTKETGAGAEAATADRVIGYDAAGRISTVSAPGGDITVNYDDRGDVTSATGGGGNASFGYDADGRMTTRTDAAGTASYRYANGRVSGVQDGATGVLQVPQYDEAGDVAGVAYSSGQTRTYTYDDLDRITSDTLKTAAGDVTSSISYGYDLADNLTQKNTAGTAGAGQNSYTYDYADRMTSWTAGAKTTPYKWDAAGNRVQAGDKTATFDERNRLLSDGDYTYAYTPRGTLASRTSSGLTEKLSFDAFDRMVSDGNSTYAYDGLDRVVTRNGAPMNYSGPSSALASDGTTKFSRSPDGALLSTAQGNDKQLAVSDVHGDVVAGFAPGDGNTGLSHSTAYDPFGQVTASSGAKSSAGFQGAYTDPDTGKVDMNARWYDPATGSFASRDSVDGNRYAYGASAPLNYTDPDGHSPRTCDGQQCDWCVILVGTSDDCAGGGGGGSGGGGSSCGGPDLLQLVGACGSDQCDSQSPLQLESYCYGDGSGSGGSSGGEGILGTIKRGEPGTCTSHCGSRGGSSRPAPPDPAIAARAAEKWAAENNPIPIPSAMYQPFYAQQSDFVSATPDLPAQQVSQLQNPVSDVDKSYAAMQAKLVADQGPVVQNVSAAVQQASNTSGDFWGNVGNAAGNVGSFLWNGFLDTGHEAFNCADSMAGFLVTGATKGRFYINHEEADDCLPTAINIATLEAGGEFGLFGKFAKPGVLADVLGGAGRLLGDVGGALRPFVRGLGESLLNGIPGLRSMLGKAEDGLAGMMCKLFNSFAASTPVVMADGSQKPISDVQVGDQVKATDPTTGQSGDKPVTDVIVGQGLKHLVDVSVVDSDGDRSSVTATSNHPFWVDSSESWTDAGDLKAGENLHTDDGRSVTVVGLRAHDETTRVYNLTVDGLHTYYVATGDAHVLVHNSGCFDPAGLGAGLPRYTPGGPTSGTGKAADGRIYDVVSGNKQQDADLLNIVNNVLRSKGRLPGLATSARASDVEQKFAAIMIRDGIDDANIVINNPTGPCDVRLGCDDVLDDLLGRKKLTVHWPDGNGGWTSKQYGGR, from the coding sequence ATGGTTGGCCTTCTCGTGGTCGTACTCGTCGTCGGCGTGTTCGGGCCGACCGCTTCACAGGTCACACCGCCACTGTTCGGCGACCTGCACGCGCTCGCGGACGCGTTGTCCCTGGCGCCCAAACAACGCTGGGGCTCGGCCGCCGACGGTGCCGCCCAACAGCCCGGCGAACACGACCACGTGGTCGCCACCACCGCCGGCAACCAGCAGGCCGCCCGCGGCCTGCGCGCCGACTACCCGTCGATCACGTTCCCGGCCGCGAAGGCGAAGCCCAACACCGCGAGCGCCGGCGCGGGTCCGAGCGCCGTGCGGGGCTTCGATCCCAAGACCAGCAAGGAACTTCCCAACGAGGGCGGCCGGTTCCAGTCCACGTACCGCAACGCGGACGGCACGGAGACGACCGCGTTCAGCAAGAACCCCGTCAACTACCGCAAACCCGACGGCACCTGGCAGCCGATCGACACGACGCTCGTCCCCGACAACGGCGGCTGGCGCAACGGAGCCGACGAGGTCGCCGCGCGCCTCGCCGGCCACGCCGGCGGCAGCGGCATGGTCAGCTTCGGCCTCGATAGCGACCACGTGTTCGGCTACGGCCTCGACGGCGCGCGGACGGTCGCCGGCCAGGCGCAGGGCAGCACCGTCACCTACCCCGGCGTGCTCGCCGACACCGACCTGCGGCTGGACGTGCAGCCCGGCGGCATCAAGGAATCCCTCGTGCTGGCCTCGCCGAACGCCCCGCACAGCTTCCTGTTCCCGCTGCAGCTCAAGGGATTGACCGCCAAGCTGCTCGACGGCCGCGTCGCGCTGGTCGACGCCGCGGGCAAGGAGCGCGCCAGCATCCCGGCCGGCTCCATGTCCGACGCCAGTCGCAACCCGCACACCGGCGACCCCGCCACCTCTACCGGCGTGACCTACCACCTGGTGTCCGGCGGTCTGCGGGTCGACCTGGACCAGAGCTGGCTCGCCGACCCCGCCCGCAAGTACCCGGTGGTGGTCGACCCGAGTGTGGAAAGCCCCAACGCCAGCGCCTCGATGTACGTGCAGAACGGCTCCCAGAACGACGGCCGGACCGAGCTGAGGACCGGCTACGACGGCACCGACAACATCCACGCCGCCACGTACCTGAAGTTCGACGGCATCGAGAACACCCTGCGCAACCACAAGATCTTCGGCGCCAAGCTGTACATCGTCAACGACTGGTCCTGGTCGTGCGTTCCCAGCCCGGTCTACATCCACGCCGTCACGGCACCGTGGACCGGTGGCGGATACCCCGGGCCCGCCTTCGGCCCCGAGCTGTCCGAGGCGTCCTTCGCCCACGGCTACATTGCCTCCGGACACACCAGGTCCGACTGCCCGGTCGCAGGCGAGGGCATCGACCTGGGACCGGCCGGCCGCGACGTGGTGCAGGCGTGGGTCAACGGCACCATGCCCAACTACGGCCTGACCGTCCGGGGCTCCGAAACGGACAGCTACGGTTGGAAGAAATTCACCGGCGCTGGCACGGCCAATCCGCCCAAGCTGTTTGTCACGCACACGCCGTTCAACGCCGACTACAACATCACGCAGCCGGTGCCGGACCCGCCGGTCACTCGTACACAGAGCGGCAAGATCAAGATCACGGTCACCAACCGCGGTGCCAGCACCTGGACTCAGAGCGGCTACGCGCTGGGCTACCGCGTGTACGCCGTCGGCGGTGGTCTGGTCGCCATGAACGAAGCGGCGCAGCTTCCTGGTGACGTCGGGCGTGGACAGTCCGTCAACCTCGACGCCACCATCCAGGCGCTGAATCCAGGCGACTACTACCTCGACTTCAGCATGTTCCAAAGAGGCGGGCCCTACTTCACCGACGAGCAGATACCGCCGGCCCGACTCGTGTTGCGGGTGCGCAACATCCCGCCCGTCATCAGCGCTCAGTATCCACCCAACGGTTACTCCTCACCCACACTGATCCCGCAGTTGTGGGCGCACGGCGTGAAGATCGATGCTGCACCGGGTAGTTCGCTGCAGTACCGGTTCGAGGTGTGTGAGCGCGACAGCGCCAACAACCCGGTCAACTGCTTCGACTCGGGCCACATCTCCTCGGACACGTGGACGGTGCCGGCCGGGAAGCTGGTGTGGAGCAAGACCTATCTATGGCGTGTCTTCGCGTTCGACGGCACTGACGAGAGCCCGACCTTGCCGGAGAGCACCCTGTTCGAGTCGGTGCCACAGCCTGAGATCACCTCACACCTGGGCAATGCGCCGTACAGCACCGACAGCAACGACTTCGATCCGCAGGTGGGCAACTTCTACCGCAGCGCGGTGGACGCCTCACTGGCGCTCGGCGGCCCGTCGATCTCCGTCGCCCGCACCTACAACAGCCTCGACCCACGCCGCGGTCTGGCCTTCGGTGAAGGTTGGGCGACCCAGTACGACATGTCCGTGGTGCCCGACGCCGACGGCTCCGGCAACGTAGTGGTGACCTACCCGGACGGGCAGCAGGTGCGGTTCGGCCGCAACCCGGACGGCAGCTTCGCCGCGCCGGAGGGACGCTACGCGCTCCTCACCCACCCCAACGACCAGATCTGGGATCTCGTCGACAAGGCGGGCAGCAAGTACGAGTTCAACGGCGGTCATCTGACGTCCATCACGGACAGCCGGGGACAGGCGGTGGTGCTCGACTACACCAACGGACGACTCAGCTTCGTGCATCAGCCGGCGTTGCTCGGCCGAACGGCGCAGGGCATCTCCTTTGCCTGGACCGGTTCCCACGTGACGTCGGTGACGACGAGCCCGGGCGGCGGCACGTCGCTGACGTGGCGGTACAGCTATGACGGCGACAAGCTGACCAAGGTGTGCGATCCGCTCGGCGGCTGCACGACCTACGGCTACGAGCCAGGCACGCACTATCGCAGCGCTGTGCTGGATACCAAGCCCGACTCCTACTGGCGCCTCGGTGAGTCCGCCGGGCCCGACGCGACCAGCCAGGTGGGCATCAACCTGGGCAGCGACAAGGCCAAGTACAAGGACGTGACGCTGGGCTCGGCCGGCCCGACCGCTGCATCGTCGGCCGCGACGTTCAACGGGACCAGCTCCGCTGTCACACTGCCGGACGGCACCCTGCGCAAGAACCGCGACATGGCGATCGAACTGTGGTTCCGGACCACCAAGGGCGGCCCGCTCGTCGGCTACCAGAACCAGGCACTCGGCAGCGACAAGGCACCTACCGCCGCCGTGCCGATGTTGTACGTCGGCACCGACGGCAAGCTGCGCGGCCAGCTGTGGACGAACCACGTCGCTCCCATCACCGCCACCCAAACCGTCAACGACGGCAAATGGCACCACGTGACCCTCACCGGCGCGTTGACGACCCAATCGATGTACCTGGACGGCCAGCTCGTCGGCTCGCTCGACGGCGCCATCGACGGCCTCAACATGGTGAACAACCAGTTGGGCGCCACCTACGTGGTCAACCAGGGCGACTGGCCGGGCCTCTCGGGCGGCGCACAGTGGCAGTACTTCGCCGGCGATCTGGCCGAGGCCGCGTACTACGAGCACCCGATCGGCCAGCCGTCGATCTCCGCGCACATCGACGCAGCTGCGGGCGCCGACGAACTCGACAAGATCACCTTGCCCAGCGGCAACGTCGCAGCGACGGTGACCTACGACCTGCCCGACGACCGGGTGCACCAGTACACCGACAACAACGGCGGCCTGTGGACGCTCGGCGTGCCAACGACAACCGGCACGCCGGACAACCCGATCAAGGTCGCGACGGTGACCGACCCGGGCGGGCGGGCGCACGAGTACGACTACGACCCCCTGCGGGGCCGAATCGTGCGGTTCGTCGCACCCCTGGGACTCGGTATCCGGTCGGAGGACCGCCCGATCGACCCGACCACGACCACGACAACCGACACGTGCACCACCCCGTCCGATGGTGGCCCGATCTTCTGCGGTGGTCCTGTCGGCGGTGGCGGCGACCCTGTAGGAGGTGTGGTTGACGGCGGTGGCGTGCGCACCTACACCTACGACAGCGCCGGCTTCCAAAGCACTGTCACGGACGAGAACGGCAACCAGATCACCCTCGGCTACGACAAGCGTGGCAACACCCTGTCGCGCAAGACCTGCCTGGTGCAGCAGACCAACTGTCAAACCGCGTACTTCAGCTACTTCCTCAACCCGGACAGCCAGACCGACCCGCGCAACGACCGGCTCACGGAGAGCCGGGACGCTCGGTCGGCCAACGCGGCCGACAACACCTACAAGACGTCGTACACGTACACGGCCGCCGGCCAGTTGGCCACCCAGACCACGCCGGACGGGTCGGTCGTGACACACACGTACACCACGGGACGGGAGAGCATAAACCCGTCGACGGGGATGTCCGGCACGCAGACCGGGATCTGCCCGTGTGCGCCACCTGGGCTGCTGCTGACCTCCACCGACGCGATGGGGGCGGTGACCAGCTACAACTACTTCGTGTCGGGCTCTCTGGCGCAGGTGACCAAGCCCGCCGGTCTGGTCACCAGGTACACCTACGACGCCATGGGGCGGACGCTCACCCGTACCCAGATCTCGGATAGCCAGCCGAGTGGCGTGACCACGACCTACACCTATGACGCGCTGTCCAGGCTCGCCACGGTCACACAGCCCGCGACCACCGACGCGGTCACCGGCGTCAAGCACACGTCGAAGACCACGGTCGGATACGACGCCGACGGTGACGTCGTCAAGGTGCAGGTCGATGATCTGACCGGCGGCGACAAGTCGCGGACGACCACTGCGGCGTATGACGGGCATGACCGGCTGATCACGCAGACGGACCCGGTCGGCAACTCGACCAGTTACGGCTACGACAGCTTCGGCAATCGCGTGTGGACGGTCGATCCAGCCGGCACCAAGACCAAGTACCTGTACACGGCTCGCAACCAGGTCGCGGAAGTTCGGATCGCGGCGTGGACGGGCGATCCGATGGGGGCCACCGCCGGCGCCGGCGGCGACGGCACGCCATCGGACACCACGCCCAACGACGATCTCGTACTGCACTCCTACGCCTACGACCTCGGGGGCCGGCTCGTCCGCGACACCGACGCCATGGGGCGGACGCTGAACTACACGTACTACGCGAACGACCTGACCCATCAGGTGATCGAGAAGGGCTTCCGCAACGCCAACGGCACCAACCGGGATGTCGTGCTGCAGGACTACGCGTATGACGCCACGGGCAACGTGGTGAAGAACGTCAGCGGAAACGGCAAGGTCACCACGACGACGTCCTACGACCCGGTCGGACGAATCTCCTCGACCACCATCGACCCGGACATCCTGGCCCGGACGACGCACTACACCTATGACCGCAACGGCAACGTCACCCGGGTCGAACGCACGGGCAACAGCTCCAACATCGGCAACTTCACACCCACCGTCGCCGAGACCGTCGACTTCGGCTACGACCTGGCCGGCCGGCAGACCAGCCAGTCGGTGCACAACGGCAATTCGCTGCTGACCACCTCCTACGGCTACGACCAGCGCGGTCTGCTCGTGTCGCTGACCGATCCGCGAGGCAACGTCGCCGGCGCCGACCGAGCCGCGTTCACCACGAACTTCGGCTACGACGAGGTGGGGCAGCAGATCAGTACGACCCTGCCGTCCGTCGCGGCGGAGTCGAAGGGCGGCGCGCCGGCCACGGTCCGCCCGACCGCGCGGCTCGGGCTGGACACCTTCGGCGAGCCCGTCGAGGCCAAGGACCCCGTGGGGGACATCAGCAAGGTCGGCTACGACGCCGACGGCCGGACCGTCGAGCAGATCGAGCCGACCTACACCCCGCCCGGCGGTGCGGCGATCACGGCGACGACTCGCACGACGTACGACGCGGTCGGGCGGGTCTCGTCGACCACGGATCCGCGCGGCAACACCACCACCTACAGCTACGACCAGCTCGGCCGGCTGGTGCAGCGTCACGATCCGGGCGACCGAACGTCGGTGTTCCAGTACGACCGCGCCGGCGAGCTGTTGCAGGCGACCGATCCGAGCGGTGCGACAAGGACCTGGACCTACGACGATCTCGGGCGCATGATCACGAGCACCCAGATCGAACGGGTGCCGCAGCCCGGCGCCTTCACCACCACGTACAGCTACGACGATCTCGGCAACACCGTTTCCGTCAAGTCACCGCAGGACGAGATCGCCGCCTTCAGCTACGACGCGTTGAGCGAACTGGTCACCTACACCGACGCCGCCGGCGTGGCGACCCAGTACGGCTACGACCTGTCCGGTCGACCAGTGCTCACCGCGGACGCCAAGGGACGCAAGCACTGGACCAACTACGACGAGGCCGGCCGGGCTGTGTCCACTTCGGACTGGAAGGGTGGCAGCACGCACCTGCGTGACACCGCAGCCACCTACGATCCCGCCGGTAACCTCCTGTCCGCCACCGACGCCCTCAACCACACCGCGACCTTTGCGTACGACGCGGCCAACCGGGTCGTGAGTCAGACGGTTCCGACATCGGACAGCGAGTCCATCACCACGAGCTACGGCTATGACGCTGACAGCAGGTTGACCCGTAGCACCGACGGGCGCGGCAACTCGACCATCACCTCGTACAACAGTCTCGGATTGCCCGAGTCCATCACCGATCCGGCGACCAAGACCGAACCGGCCAACACGTGGACGGCCGCCTACGACGCCGCCGGCAACGAGGTGACACTGGCCGCGCCGGGCGGAGTCACCAGGACGAGCACATTCGATGAACTCAACCGGCTGACCAAGGAGACCGGCGCCGGCGCCGAGGCGGCGACGGCGGACCGCGTGATCGGCTATGACGCTGCCGGCCGAATCAGCACGGTTTCCGCGCCTGGTGGGGATATCACCGTCAACTACGACGATCGGGGCGACGTCACGTCTGCCACCGGTGGCGGCGGCAATGCCAGCTTTGGCTACGACGCCGACGGTCGCATGACCACCAGGACGGATGCCGCGGGCACCGCCTCGTACCGCTATGCCAACGGTCGCGTCAGTGGTGTGCAGGACGGTGCGACCGGTGTGCTGCAGGTGCCGCAATACGACGAGGCCGGCGACGTCGCTGGGGTGGCGTACTCCTCGGGGCAGACCCGGACCTACACCTACGACGATCTCGACCGGATCACGTCCGACACGCTGAAGACCGCAGCCGGCGACGTGACCTCGTCGATCAGCTACGGCTACGACCTCGCCGACAACCTGACGCAGAAGAACACCGCCGGTACGGCGGGGGCGGGCCAGAACAGCTACACCTACGACTACGCCGACCGGATGACGTCGTGGACTGCCGGCGCCAAGACGACGCCGTACAAGTGGGACGCAGCCGGCAACCGCGTGCAGGCAGGCGACAAAACCGCCACCTTCGACGAGCGCAACCGCCTGCTCTCGGACGGCGACTACACCTACGCGTACACGCCGCGCGGCACCCTGGCATCGCGGACGAGTTCCGGCCTGACCGAGAAACTGTCTTTCGACGCCTTCGACCGCATGGTCAGCGACGGCAACAGCACGTACGCCTATGACGGGCTGGACCGCGTCGTCACGCGGAACGGCGCGCCGATGAACTACTCCGGTCCCAGCAGTGCGCTGGCCAGCGACGGCACCACGAAGTTCAGCCGTTCCCCGGACGGGGCACTGCTGTCCACCGCACAGGGCAACGACAAGCAGCTGGCGGTTTCGGACGTGCACGGCGATGTCGTCGCCGGTTTCGCACCGGGCGACGGCAACACCGGGTTGTCCCACTCGACCGCATACGACCCGTTCGGTCAGGTCACGGCGAGTTCGGGCGCCAAGTCGTCCGCCGGTTTCCAAGGCGCCTACACAGATCCAGACACCGGCAAGGTCGACATGAACGCGCGGTGGTACGACCCGGCCACCGGTAGTTTCGCCTCGCGGGACAGCGTCGACGGGAACCGCTATGCCTACGGCGCCTCGGCGCCGTTGAACTACACCGATCCCGACGGGCATTCGCCGCGCACGTGCGACGGGCAGCAGTGTGACTGGTGCGTGATCCTGGTCGGGACCTCGGACGACTGCGCCGGTGGTGGTGGCGGTGGCAGTGGCGGGGGCGGTAGCTCCTGTGGTGGCCCCGACTTGCTGCAGTTGGTCGGGGCGTGTGGATCTGATCAGTGCGACTCGCAGTCGCCGCTGCAACTGGAGTCCTACTGCTACGGCGACGGATCGGGTTCCGGCGGCAGCAGCGGCGGTGAGGGAATCCTCGGCACGATCAAGCGTGGCGAGCCAGGCACGTGCACATCTCACTGCGGCAGCCGAGGCGGTAGCAGCCGTCCCGCGCCGCCGGATCCGGCGATCGCGGCGCGGGCGGCGGAGAAGTGGGCCGCCGAGAACAACCCGATCCCGATTCCGTCCGCGATGTACCAGCCGTTCTATGCGCAGCAGTCGGACTTCGTGTCGGCCACGCCTGACCTGCCCGCGCAGCAGGTGAGTCAGCTGCAGAACCCGGTCAGCGACGTTGACAAGTCCTATGCCGCCATGCAGGCCAAGCTGGTCGCTGATCAGGGGCCGGTGGTGCAGAACGTCAGCGCCGCCGTGCAGCAGGCGTCGAACACCTCCGGCGACTTCTGGGGCAACGTCGGCAACGCGGCCGGCAACGTCGGCAGCTTCCTCTGGAACGGGTTCCTCGACACCGGACACGAAGCGTTCAACTGCGCCGACTCGATGGCCGGGTTCCTGGTCACAGGGGCGACCAAGGGTCGGTTCTACATCAACCACGAGGAGGCCGACGACTGCCTGCCGACCGCGATCAACATCGCCACCCTTGAGGCTGGCGGCGAGTTCGGTCTGTTCGGGAAGTTCGCCAAGCCAGGGGTGCTTGCCGATGTGCTGGGCGGCGCTGGTCGCCTGCTCGGCGACGTAGGTGGCGCGCTCAGGCCGTTCGTTCGCGGCTTGGGGGAGTCTCTGCTGAACGGCATCCCCGGTCTGCGGAGCATGCTCGGCAAGGCTGAGGACGGTCTGGCCGGCATGATGTGCAAGCTGTTCAACAGCTTCGCCGCGTCGACACCGGTCGTGATGGCCGACGGCTCCCAGAAACCGATCTCGGACGTGCAGGTCGGCGACCAGGTGAAGGCCACCGACCCGACAACCGGCCAGTCGGGCGACAAGCCGGTCACCGACGTAATCGTCGGCCAAGGCCTCAAGCACCTCGTCGACGTCAGCGTCGTGGACTCCGACGGCGACCGGAGTTCGGTCACCGCGACGAGCAACCACCCGTTCTGGGTCGACAGCTCGGAGTCGTGGACCGACGCCGGTGACCTGAAGGCCGGGGAAAATCTCCACACCGACGACGGCCGCTCTGTGACCGTGGTGGGACTGCGCGCCCACGACGAGACGACCAGGGTGTACAACCTGACCGTCGACGGTCTGCACACCTACTATGTGGCGACTGGCGACGCTCATGTACTGGTTCACAATTCTGGTTGCTTCGATCCCGCAGGATTGGGGGCAGGTCTTCCGCGATACACGCCCGGTGGACCTACATCGGGAACTGGAAAGGCTGCGGACGGGCGTATTTACGATGTGGTAAGCGGGAACAAGCAGCAAGATGCCGATCTTCTGAATATTGTCAACAATGTTCTTCGGAGCAAGGGTCGACTGCCGGGGTTGGCGACTTCGGCGCGCGCCTCCGATGTGGAGCAGAAGTTTGCTGCCATTATGATTCGAGACGGAATCGATGATGCGAACATTGTCATCAATAATCCGACAGGTCCGTGTGACGTTCGGCTCGGCTGTGACGACGTTCTGGACGACCTCCTTGGGCGTAAGAAGCTTACGGTACACTGGCCCGATGGAAACGGTGGTTGGACGTCCAAGCAGTATGGGGGGCGCTGA